ACGGTTACGAGGCCGCCCAGCTCGGGCTTCTGGAAAACAAGAGCGTCACGAAACCCCAGGAGGGCCACGCCAAGAAGCACGGCGCGTCTCCCGCAAGGATCGTTCGAGAGTTCGCCTACGACACGAAGCCCGAGCCCGGGGAGAAGGTCACCGTTGAAATTTTTAAGGACATGAAGTACGTGGACGTTTCCGGCACAAGCAAGGGGCGCGGTTTTGCGAGCGTGATCAAGCGGTGGGGCTTCAAGGGTGGCCCGAAGAGCCACGGCTCTATGTTTCACCGCGCGCCGGGCTCCATCGGCGGCTCGTCGTTCCCGTCGCGGGTCTGGAGGGGAATGAAGATGGGAGGCCGCTATGGAAACAAGCGGGCCACGGCGCAGAATTTGGAAGTGATTAAAGTGGACCCGGAAAAGAACCTCTTGCTCGTGAGGGGGGCCGTGCCCGGGCATCGCAAGGGTTACGTGTTCATTTGCCGTGCGGTAAAAAAGCATGCTTGAAGTGGTGGTCAAGGACGTGGAGAATCAGTCGGTGGGGCGCGTCGCGCTCGACGAGGCGATTTTCTCGGCCAGCGTGAACGAAGGGCTCATTGAGGAGGACGTGCGCCACCAGCTGGCCATGCGGCGCGCCGGCACGGCCTCGACCAAGACGCGGGCCGAGGCCAGGGGCGGCGGTCGGAAGCCGTGGCGCCAAAAGGGCACGGGGCGCGCGCGCCACGGAAGCCGGCGCTCGCCTCTCTGGCGCGGGGGCGGCGTCACGTTCGGCCCCAAGCCCCGCGATTACGGCTACCGCCTGCCGAAGAAGAAGCGGTGGGGCGCGCTGTGCTCGGCCCTTACGCAGAAGGTTCAGGACGATGCCCTCGCCGTGGTGGAGCGGCTTGAGCTGGAGCGTCCGAAGGCCAAGGATTTGCTGGGCGTGCTGGCGAACCTAGGCCTTGGAGAGAGGAAAGTGCTTATCGTGGATGAAGAGAACCATGAGTGTTTGGCGCTTTCGGCGCGCAACGTCGTCAGCGTCGATGTGGCGCGCCCTATGGCGCTTCGCAGCGTGCACGTGCTGCACGCCGACGCAGTGCTTTTTACGCGGCAGGCGCTCCTTGCGCTTACGGAGGGAATGCCGCGATGAACGTCACTCGCATGCGCCAGATTGTGCGCCGTCCGCTGTTGTCGGAGAAGTCGGCCACGAAGCAGGAAAAAGGAACCCTTTGCTTCCAGGTGGCCCGGGACGCCAACAAGATTGAGATTAGGCAGGCGGTGGAGCGTCTCTTCGGCGTAAAGGTGCAGAAGGTGCGCACCATGACAGTGCGCGGCAAGATGCGGCGGTTTCGGCTGGCGGTCGGCAAGCGCCCCAATTGGAAGAAGGCCTACGTGATTCTGAAGGAAGGCGAGAAGATGATCAGCTTCGAGGACTTTGTGGCAGAGGAGAAGGGCTGATGCCGCTAAAGACCTATAAGCCCACCTCGCCGGGACTTCGCAAGAGAGCGCTTGCGTCGGGCAAAGAGATTACGGCGCGCGAGCCGCACAAGCCGCTCACGAGGCCGCTCAAGGAGCGCGCGGGCCGCAGCCGCCGGGGCCGCATCGCGGTGCGGTCGCGGGGAGGCCGGCACAAGCGCCTTTACCGGGTCGTAGACTTCAAGCGCGACAAATTCGATGTGCCGG
The DNA window shown above is from Acidobacteriota bacterium and carries:
- the rplD gene encoding 50S ribosomal protein L4, giving the protein MLEVVVKDVENQSVGRVALDEAIFSASVNEGLIEEDVRHQLAMRRAGTASTKTRAEARGGGRKPWRQKGTGRARHGSRRSPLWRGGGVTFGPKPRDYGYRLPKKKRWGALCSALTQKVQDDALAVVERLELERPKAKDLLGVLANLGLGERKVLIVDEENHECLALSARNVVSVDVARPMALRSVHVLHADAVLFTRQALLALTEGMPR
- a CDS encoding 50S ribosomal protein L23 encodes the protein MNVTRMRQIVRRPLLSEKSATKQEKGTLCFQVARDANKIEIRQAVERLFGVKVQKVRTMTVRGKMRRFRLAVGKRPNWKKAYVILKEGEKMISFEDFVAEEKG
- the rplC gene encoding 50S ribosomal protein L3; this translates as MIAGLIGRKAGMTQVFSENGAAVPVTVLEAGPCVVLEVKTREKHGYEAAQLGLLENKSVTKPQEGHAKKHGASPARIVREFAYDTKPEPGEKVTVEIFKDMKYVDVSGTSKGRGFASVIKRWGFKGGPKSHGSMFHRAPGSIGGSSFPSRVWRGMKMGGRYGNKRATAQNLEVIKVDPEKNLLLVRGAVPGHRKGYVFICRAVKKHA